Genomic window (Ictalurus furcatus strain D&B chromosome 26, Billie_1.0, whole genome shotgun sequence):
AGTATTAACAATAGTGTATTTTATTCTCCTGacagaaaagtcacaaaaatttcatgtgaaataaTCACATGACTATCTTCACGTTATGTTTCACACAGTTCTTTCcagatgttgtgtgtgtgtgtgtgtgtgtgtgtgtgtgtgtgtgtgtgtgtgtgtgtgttcccacgttttttttaaatgattcattcatttttgcatGTGATGTCATATTGTTCATGTGATATTCACGTGTTTACTAAAGTTGTGGTACTTTATAAAATGCAGAATtcatctgatttttattttatttgtattcctCGGACTACCTCGGGTCCTTAAGTTAAATTAGCTGGTCGTTATTTGATTTCACCAGACTCTAAGATTGGAAACAATTATCTTCGGACTTGCCAAGCCACGGAAACACCCAAGTGACACAAGTCTGCCACCGTGTGGACGTTAAGGTGTAGTGATCACATGGCGCGCGTACAGACAGATCTTTTTACGTCATTGCATGAGTGTGTAATAGTTATCCTATATATAACACACGTACACCATCTATATGCAAATGATATATATTTACGTATGTTTTCAATAATACAATGAGTttggaaagtattcagaccccttcagtttgtgtacattttgttgtgtttaagATTTATTGTAAAGTAAATTTAATTGACTTCTTTTAATTAATCTACACAATGACCTATAAGGACAAAGCAAAACCAAGTTTTTAGATTTTATTGTGTgagcaaatttattaaaaatccaAAAGTGAAATCTCTTTCAGTTACATAAATATTCAGACCCTGTATTTAGTATTCTGTAGAAAATTCTTCCTGACAGATCCTTTCAAGCTCAGTCAACCTGTAGGGGGAGCGCCTTTAGACTGCCTCTTCaggtctctccacagattttctatggggtctGGGAtatggctgggccactcaaggacattcagagaGTCAGTCCGAAAGTCACATTAGTGTTGTCTTGGCTGTATGCTTCAGGTCTTTGTCATGCTGTCTTTTCCTCAATCTAAGGTTGTGTGGTCTGTGGAGCAGATTTTCTTCAAGGACGTCTCTGTTTGGATGCATACATTCTTCCCCTAATTCTGACCATTCTGCCCATCCCTGCTGTTGAGAAGACCCCcataacatgatgctgccatcaccatgcttcaccgtatGAATGGTATTAGCCAGTTCACGAGCAATACCTGCTTTTCACCAGATGTAGTGCATGACCAAACTTCTTTCATTTCATAATGATAGAGCCTAGTGTTCCTAGGAACATTCAAAGCTTTATAAATGGTTTTATACCCTTACCCAGATCTATGTCTTGACACAGTTTGATTGTGGATGTCTACATGGAGTTCCAcagacttcatggcttggtttttgGCCTGACATACACTGTGAATTGTGGGATCTTATACACGCAGGTGTGTGCCTTTGTAAAAACATGTCCAATTAATTGCATTTGCAAGAGGCGCACTCCAGTCAGGTTCTAGACACAtcttaatataataaaagcaaacaagatgcacctgagctcagtttGGAGCATCTTTCTTAGCCAAGGGCATGAATATTTTGCCAAATGAAAGCTTTCGGTTTCtgatttgtaataatttttaaatttgaGTACATTTCCAAAAGCAGTTTTCTCTTTGTCATTATGGATTAATGTATGTACTATTGTGTGTAATGTCAAAAAAGTAAATTTATtccattataaattatataaagtataaatatattcaaaaatatatttatatacagttgaATGCTAGGTACATAAACTTATgacaaaatgaagaagacaaaaatgtaattttttgcaATTTACTGCTTAACAAATTACAAACAAATGCCAAATGTTTTACAATCAATTATAAGTTGCAAAAATGGGCGAATAGTGTATGTTAACATATTAGATAGTAAGAAAATCAAAATGACATCAGTTTGGAAATTTGCATCTTCTGttctaaatttcatttaaatactgtatactctAATACTTTTTTGTAGGTTAATAAATGCACTTTCTTTTTCACCTAAAATGTATGGGTGGTGCAAGCATCTGCACCCCACTGTATAAATCTGTCACTAATTCAACACACAACTAGAAATATTGAGTTATATATTGagttttaaatatgtaaatacaggAAAACATTTGGAATTTCAATATATTGCAACACATCTATTTAGCATATTTcaatatatgttttaaaattaatatcaatattaaaatgaaattaattattCAATACTATTCTTATTCTTGTTCTCATTatcataataatcattaaaCTGAAACAAAATACTTAAATTAGCTTTAAGATAAAGAATGAAAGTTGGTAAATGGAAAACAGGCCTAGATTATAACCAAGTACAGAGAATGCACTTGTAACTATAACAGCAAAATATAAAGCAGGGTGTTTCGGTGATGTATAAATCTTTAAAGTATGATTTTTGTACATATTATCCGGGTCATATAGATAAAAGtgtgcttcattttttttaaaaaatttatttatttattttttttacagttatcAGTTATACAAAGTGACATTTCAATTGACTTATTTTCTGCTGAATTTttcctaaataaaaataataaaattttatagGAAAGACTTAGccaaatgaatttaaatgatgttttatgtattAAAACACTTTTTGACTTATATGTATAGACCGACTGTGTTTCCTAGCAAATGATTCATTCAGCTAAACAAGCTGTCTTGTAATTGATATCTTGTGAGTCAGTGAGTTTGTACTGCATAATTAATGATAAACCTTAAGATCACTCATTCAGCCAAAGAGTTTCAGCACACATTTATTGAGAAGCAGTTTATTCAGCTGAAGCTGTGTCACATCTGTGTTAGCCTGAATCCTGATCCCAAAAGTCCAAACAAACTTACCAATATACAAACAGAACATTTTCTTTGAGGTTTGTAAAATGAATCTTAACTTGATCAAAAAGTTAGATCACCAGGGGACTGTTAACAGGCTAGGCGAAGTTTTCAGTGCTGGAGGTGTTAGTTACAGTCTAGTGAAAGCCTCTTAAAGTTTCCTCTACCAGAGAACTCTGATTGGACCTTTGAGATCTGAGCTTACGCTAGTGCAGCCAGCAGAGAGAACATACTCTGGTATAATTTATATGATGCATGTGACTCACTATATGAGGTTGATATGAGAATGACATTTCAACACGGACAAATTTCTGATTATATTCAATACATTCTTAATAATATTTGCTCATTATTACCATCTTTGTATATATTTGTCTATAATATATCTTCGTCTCTCcgttctatctatctttctatcttcCTCACTTTGACCTTCCCGTTTTCATCCTTGTACACCCTCACTCTCCTGGTTCGAACCACCCTGTTCACAGGCTGGGCCACTCGTACCCTGTACCGGCGCGGGTACTGTGCCAGACTCGTGCCTACACCTTTTAGGCTCTGGGGGACTCCTTTGGTGGCCTCCTTGTCTTCATCGTAGTAGCCATGACGACGGAGAAAGGGCTCCAAGGTTGCTAGGCGATTGTTGAGGTCTGTGATGCGCCTCTGTAAGTGGGAGACTTCTCTGAAGAGATCGTTGAGGGACTCTGAGAGCGGACGTACTCTGTGAAGCCAAAGAATAAAATTttagagagagtgagggtgtgtgtgtgtgtgtgtgtgtgtgtgtgcgcgtgtgtgtgtgtgtgtgtgtaaatgtttgagggttgagagagagagagagagagagagagagagagagagaattgtttgtgggagtgtgtgtgtttcagtagcAAGGAAAAAGTGTGGGCAGTATGTGGGTAACGGTGCATTTTTGTTATAGAGAAAAAAAGTTAGTAAATGTGTCTATATGAgaaagcaggtgtgtgtgtgtgtgtgtgtgtgtgtgtgtgtgtgtgtgtgtgtgtgtgtgtgtgtaaatgtttgaggGTCTGGTTTGTTtcagttacagaaaaaaaaaaatcaatactcTGAAGCAAACTGAAAATATGATTTCATATCATCCTGCAAAGCAGAGCTACCCAGACATGAGCACAACCGCAGCTAATATTTGCAGAGATACAGAAATGTTATAAACAAGATGAAAATGACACCAGATATGTTCGTTACTGATTCATGGTGAGGTTCTGGTGCTCCATCTAATTGTAACTCAGATTTAATCTTTTCAATCTAAAATAAGAGCAGATatgtgttgatttttatttttgttattacaTGATAACATGCATGTAATAACTCGCAGCAGTCGAGAATTTGTGATCAGATCCATTATGCATGTAGCTAAAGCCTGCACAAAATATTTAACCCCTTAAAATCCCAGGAGCCATCAGTGCATCCAGGCTTACATTTCTCACTCTTATGACTACaaagttattttaatttatttttaggaGTTAAtaaatattccatccatccatccatcttctatactgcttatccttccttcagggtcacggggaaacctggagcctatcccagagagcatgtggcacaaggcggggtacaccctggacagggtgccagttaataaataatatgctttaaaataaatgactgaatatGGAAAATAAGAAAACACATACATGTTCCAGGTGGCTGTTTTTGTCGGGGCTTTGAAGATTTGGCattttattactataataaattttcctggttacacagctgcactttttgactatatagtacacagttatagaaaggaatcctctcaaggtttcttcctcttattgtGTGAGGGAGTTTTTTCTTACCGCCCTCacttctggcttgctcattagagataaatttatacatttaaaatttatgtcctgaatttatatatttctgtaaagctgctttgtgacaatgtccattgtttaaagcgctatacaaataacattgaattgaattgaatttggtCAAAATCGTATTCACAGGCCTTTTATTGCTTAGGCAAGTTGCAAGAACTTTTATTAAGGtatctttaaaataatatgGTTACTATATTGTATTGTctttaatatacaaaatatttaataGCTAATTTTTAATGAGAAGGGGCATTCCaggccagaaaaatgtaaacagaagccTGAAACAAAACTATTCAGATCCATTGTACGGTAATATGGTGAAATGTAGTTTTTCCAAGATATCATTCAAATTATATTGTTAATTAGATGTagaaatacacatacattaaTACACATATAATAGCATACATTGTTTTTCCTAGTgtaaatgtttaattgtttGCCTACACATTTTAGATAATTTTGTGGGTGCTTAGTTAATCCAGTCAAAAGAATAAAGGTCAAGACATCAGTGATGTGTGTTctaatgcagtggttttcaaagtgggggccgcggccgggcgcccggggggcctcaacaatttggtgtgaaaaataaattctcactctcagacaaccacacacacaatcaattcctaatgtaatgtaatgtaaagatgtaagatgtaattattaataaaaaaaaagagggatatattcagaagtctgtatttttaatgtgttttaaagacagggggcctcggtcaaatgttaatgccatttggagggccttgccctggaaaagtttgggaaccactgttCTAATGCACTTTAAGTAGAAAACCAGTTTTCAGTTAATCCGTCCATGTCAAATATTTATCTCTTTAATGTAGAACAGAGCATTTCcttttcagaaaaggttccaagtaaAACCCCATTAGAAAGACAGAACCGTTATGCATCCAAACAATCCTTGAGAAATCATTGGCAGTTATATTGGAGGATAGTGCATCCTCTGAAATGTGGAGTCTACTGTAGTAGCCTGGAGACTATGAGATGAGAGTGGTCATACATTCATGGAAAAATATGAATGTGTGACCACTCTTGTCTCATAGTCTCCAGGCTACTACAGTAGACTCCACATCTCAGAGGATGCACTATCATCCAATATAACTGCCAATGATTTATCAGGACATGCAGTTTTGGCCAATCACTGGTTCTCTGTTTAGCCAGGACGCAGTCAGAGTAATCCTGGGAGTCATAATGCtgtaatgaaaaatgaaagtgtGTAAACACAGCAGTATACCTTGAGTAGTCAGGCAGGAGAGTATTGGGCTGGGAGTGCAGCAGCGTCTTGATCTCGTTAAAGATGCGTTTGCCCCAAGTGTCCAGAACTCTCGTCACACTCCGAACATTAGCCACGTTCACATGCTCCGCTATCATGACAACACAAGACCAAGCAGAAAAAACATTAAGTTAAATACTCACGAGTTGTGTGAGACACCATGTGACCTCGAGTCAGAGGTGATGGAGATAATGAGATCATTAAATTGGTGTCCTTGTGTCCTCAAGTTAGTTTGCTTTAACTGCAAGGCTTTAAAAGCTGTAAAACTGGCAGACGGTGAGCAGACCACAATGTAATTTTCAGTCCTGTAAAATCATATTGTACATAATATTTGCTGGATCTCCATGAGGGTTATTATTACTTTAGAAatctaatagaaaaaaaaaacattcattataTTTCTGTCGTTACTGTAAATTAATAACTTCATATTTAGATCTCTGGATTCTATAAGACTTGCTCAGTGATGATGATTTGCATTGTTCAAGACAGTTAATTATGTGAATGTACACAGTGAGGGAATGGAGAAAATGTTTGCCTGTGTTGTAGCAGGTTTCTGTAAGAATAAATTAAAATCTGTAAAACAGGGTTTAAAAGTAATAAACAGGCTGCACACGATGTTACAATTACTGCAGCAATCAATAGTCACAATTTAATCTACAGGCAATTTAATTAttactataaatatattattatagctaatgtattattagtattttgaATATTGCACACCCTGAGGCTGCTTTTATCGTTTTTGGAAACTTTAATAGGGCGAATATGAGGAGTGTTTTTCCCAAATAATACCAGCACATTAATTTTCCCACACAAAGTCAACCTTAGATGACTGCTATTCAAGACTAAAGGACAGGACCCCTCCCCCCCTTGCCTTTGGCAAAGGGGATCACATTAGCATATTGCTGTTATCTCTATACAGACAATGCCTCAAAGTGGAAGAACCGGTTTTTAGAGCAGTTCACAAATGGAGTGAGGATGCCATCTCCAGACTGCAGGACTTCTTTGAATCCACAGACTGGCAATTTCTTCACGATGCAGCAGGagacaacataaataaatacacagcctCTGTGATAAGCTACATCAACAAATTCACAGAGGATGTTGTTCCAACAGTCAACGTAATGTCAATTCCCAACAAGAAACCATGGGTCAATGGAGAGGTGTGCGACAGGCTGCGAGCACGAACTGCAGCCTTCAACTCTGGGGACCCGACTGCCTACAAGAAGTCCAAGTATGACCTTCAAAATGCTATCAGATCTGATCTGCCAAAAGAGACTTCAGGGACAGAGTGGAGTCAGACGATCATGGATCTGACCCCaaacatacaggtgcatctcaaaaaatttgaatatcatggaaaagttaatttttttcccataatttaattaaaaaagaagaactttcatatattctacattcattacacacaaagtgaaatatttcaagccttttttggttttaatctaTGAGGTATTCACAAGAGGACTATAAGAGGGTATTCACTCCCTGCTGGGAAATTACCTGCTGACCATGACACCTGAAGTGAGCAGGGCCTTTAAGAGAGTCAATGCTTGGAAGGCACCAGGTCCTGATGGCCTCCACATATGTGTCCTAAGGGCCTGTGCTGACCAGTTAGCAGATCTTTTCACTAACATCTTTAATCTCTCTTCGAGTCTGACAGTGATCCCCACATGCTTCAAGCAGACCACCATCATCCCTGTCCCCAAGAAAACCATTTTCTCTTGCCTGAATGACTACCGCCCAGTAGCATTGACATCAGTAATAttgaagtgctttgagtgtctcgTCAAATCCTACATCTGCTCCTCTCTATAAGACACCTTGGATCTGGTCCAGTTTGCTTACCGCACCAATAGATCCACTGATGACACCATTGTAATGGCTATGCACTCTGCCTTGAAACACCTGGAAGAAAGAGAGACCTACGTGCAGATGCTGTTTATCGATTATAGCTCTGCATTCAGTACCATCCTCCCTACAAAACTCATAGCCAAGCTGAAGGATCTGGGACTTAACAGTCACATGTGTAACTGGATGCTAAACTTCTTGATGAGCAGACCATAGGTGAAGATTGGCAGCCACACATCCTTTACAGACAGACACTCAACACTAGTGCTCCACAGGGATGTGTGTTCAGCCCCCTCTTGTACTCACTGTTCACATATGGTCTGCTAAGCACAACTCCAACATCATCTTCAAATTTGCTGATGATACAACCATCCTGGGACTCATCACCAACAATGACGAGACATTCTACAGTTAGGAGGTCAGCACTTTCAGCATGGTGTGATGACAACAATCTTTCTCTGAATGTCAGCAAGACCAAGGAGTTGATTGTGGATTACAGGAAGTCAAAGAGAGGGGGTCACGCTCCCTTTCTACATCAATGGGGTGGAGGTGGAGAGAGTTAAGAGCTACAAGTTCCCTGCTGTCCACATCTCCGAGGATCTCTCCTGGAGCCTCCACACAGCCACAGTAGTGAGAGCAGCCTTTCAATGTCTCTACTTTCTGAGGAGGCATAAGAAGTTTGGCATTTCGTCTGACATCTTGTCAAACTTCTACCGCTGCACCATACTGCAGAGAAAATTCTGACCATCTGCATCAATGTTTGGTATGGTAGCTGGTCTTTCTCTTACTGAAAAGCTCTTCAGAGAGTGGTGAGAACAGCACAGCTCATCACTGGAAATAAACTCCCGGCCTTACAGGACATTTACCAAGCACGTTGTTTGAGAAAGGCCCACAGTATCATTAATGACTGCACTCACCATGCTCATTGCCTGATTGTGACACTGCCATCTGGCAGAGGCTTCGATTGCATCCAATCACAGACAACCAGACAGAAGAACAGTTTTTACCTTCAAGCAATCAGACTACTTAACAGCCAGTAGTCCTTCATCTAGCACTGCAACACTTTATTAGCGTCACTTTCCTGACATTCAGATAGTTACtcttcaaataataaaataataataataaaaaaataataaaaaacaaataataaatgttctATTTATTGTACTTGTATTTACTGTTCTGCTTACTTAATAGCCCATGTCACTTTACTCTGCCATTGCCCACCATTTACCTTATTACATTACAGCAACAGCTCAACCATTCATGTCTAAATGCCCAGTGTACCCAGAGTAACTGtgtaaatgacaaataaatgaCTTGGATCTCTGTTTAGCTTTGTTTTCAAGTATTATGCCCTGTACATACATTGCTAATCATTTTTATGCTTAAATGCTTAAAACAGTTCACAATATTTTCACTACATATATGTTTCACTATATTTTCCACAAGGATTACATACTGAACATTATAAGGAAGTAAGAAGAAGTAAGAAAAATTAGGATGTCcatgtgtggggaaaaaaacatttatttgtatagttatTCATCTGCGATTCCTTGAGGTAAAGGACATTTAACCAAATGTACTTAGGTCaataagctattaattaatagTCACAAGACTATTGGAGGTATACACTTCCTTATTATGAGGTAATAAACTCATATGGCCACTAATGAGCTATTTCCTCAAGCTTCTGAAAACCTGGTGAATTTTCTCAAAATTACTACTAACCctaaccaataaataaataaataataacacgtTTAGCAATTTTTCATTTTGGGTCTGCAAGTGCCTCAGAGTGCTTTAGTATTACTCCAAGAGATCGCAAGATATAGCGGA
Coding sequences:
- the si:ch211-243a20.3 gene encoding uncharacterized protein si:ch211-243a20.3, encoding MPIPMATRTVMILAVILMFLALSRAMSNELDDYGTWNYREGAEHVNVANVRSVTRVLDTWGKRIFNEIKTLLHSQPNTLLPDYSRVRPLSESLNDLFREVSHLQRRITDLNNRLATLEPFLRRHGYYDEDKEATKGVPQSLKGVGTSLAQYPRRYRVRVAQPVNRVVRTRRVRVYKDENGKVKVRKIER